The Phycisphaerales bacterium genome contains a region encoding:
- a CDS encoding acylneuraminate cytidylyltransferase family protein, whose product MSALNGSGRERATAVILGRAGSKGLPGKNAMRLAGRPMVQYSIEHARIAATVSRILVSTDCPHVAAAARSEGVEVIARPADLAGDEATVDAAARHALRDDDAPIAVMLYANVPIRPAGLIDRAVRTLIESGADSVQSYAPVGKYHPYWEVKIDAAGRVSAYVENTVYRRQDLPPLFVPDGGVIAVRRTSLYDVVEGQPHSFLGRDRRGIENAAGSVIDIDDRMDLLLAELILNENADRRAEAASHAHR is encoded by the coding sequence ATGAGTGCTTTGAACGGATCAGGACGCGAGCGAGCCACCGCGGTCATTCTCGGCCGGGCCGGCAGCAAGGGCCTGCCGGGCAAGAACGCGATGCGCCTGGCCGGCCGGCCCATGGTGCAGTACTCCATCGAGCACGCGCGAATCGCCGCGACGGTGAGCCGCATCCTCGTCTCGACGGACTGCCCGCACGTGGCTGCCGCTGCCCGAAGTGAGGGCGTAGAAGTGATCGCCCGACCCGCCGACCTCGCGGGCGACGAGGCCACGGTGGACGCGGCGGCTCGCCACGCTCTGCGCGACGACGATGCACCGATCGCGGTGATGCTGTATGCCAACGTACCGATCCGGCCGGCGGGGCTGATCGATCGCGCGGTCCGGACCCTGATCGAATCAGGCGCTGATTCGGTGCAGAGTTACGCGCCGGTGGGCAAGTATCACCCCTACTGGGAAGTGAAGATCGACGCTGCGGGGCGCGTGTCGGCGTATGTCGAGAACACGGTGTACCGCCGCCAGGACCTGCCGCCGCTGTTCGTGCCCGATGGCGGGGTGATCGCCGTGCGCCGGACGAGCCTGTACGACGTCGTCGAAGGTCAGCCGCATTCGTTTCTCGGTCGTGATCGCCGCGGCATTGAGAACGCCGCAGGCTCCGTGATCGACATCGACGATCGCATGGATCTCCTGCTGGCCGAACTCATCCTGAACGAGAATGCCGACCGACGCGCCGAGGCCGCCAGCCATGCGCATCGGTGA
- a CDS encoding N-acetylneuraminate synthase family protein — protein MRIGERSIGRDEPPYVIAEIGVNHDGSTQRALQLVEAAKHAGADAVKVQYFEAEHLMSRACRLAKYQEQAGETDPLEMLRGLQLNREAMSEIVRYAHSLDLHAVVTIFSLEDAPLAGELDWDAIKTASPDIINIPLLEALAAAGKPLIVSTGAANAEEIAAALSRLGDIALHCVSAYPTPDECAQLAGIGALADLARTVCPDRNLAIGYSDHTPSIDTGGLAVACGASVLEKHLTWSRTARGPDHAASLDPGQFAQYVQLARQARAMLGPRDVIVQTIEEDVRTVSRQSITATRDLKAGAMLTRDDLTIKRPGAGLPPAMLTALPGRRLARDVAADTPLTAADLEGGA, from the coding sequence ATGCGCATCGGTGAGCGCTCGATCGGCCGCGATGAGCCGCCATATGTCATTGCCGAGATCGGCGTGAATCACGACGGATCGACGCAACGCGCGCTGCAACTGGTCGAAGCGGCAAAGCACGCCGGCGCGGATGCGGTGAAGGTGCAGTATTTTGAGGCGGAGCACCTGATGAGCCGGGCGTGCCGGCTTGCCAAGTACCAGGAGCAAGCGGGCGAGACCGATCCGCTTGAGATGCTGCGCGGCCTGCAACTCAATCGCGAGGCCATGAGCGAGATCGTCCGCTACGCACACTCGCTCGATCTGCACGCCGTCGTGACGATCTTCAGCCTCGAAGATGCGCCGCTGGCGGGCGAGCTGGACTGGGATGCGATCAAGACGGCCTCGCCTGACATCATCAACATTCCCCTGCTCGAGGCATTGGCTGCGGCGGGCAAGCCGCTGATCGTCAGCACCGGGGCCGCCAACGCCGAGGAGATCGCCGCCGCCCTGTCCCGCCTCGGCGACATCGCGCTGCACTGCGTGAGCGCCTATCCCACGCCGGATGAGTGCGCACAACTGGCCGGGATCGGCGCCCTGGCTGACCTCGCGCGAACCGTGTGCCCGGATCGCAACCTCGCGATCGGCTACTCGGATCACACTCCATCGATCGACACCGGCGGTCTCGCGGTCGCGTGCGGCGCGAGCGTGCTCGAAAAGCACCTGACGTGGAGCCGCACCGCGCGCGGGCCGGACCACGCGGCGTCTCTCGATCCGGGCCAGTTCGCCCAGTACGTGCAGCTCGCCCGCCAGGCCCGGGCGATGCTTGGGCCGCGCGACGTCATCGTGCAGACGATTGAAGAGGATGTCCGCACCGTCAGCCGGCAGTCGATTACCGCGACGCGCGACCTGAAAGCCGGCGCGATGCTCACGCGCGATGACCTCACGATCAAGCGTCCCGGCGCCGGATTGCCGCCCGCAATGCTCACGGCTCTCCCGGGGCGCCGGCTGGCGCGCGATGTCGCTGCGGATACGCCACTCACTGCCGCCGATCTCGAGGGGGGAGCGTGA
- the neuC gene encoding UDP-N-acetylglucosamine 2-epimerase (hydrolyzing) has protein sequence MAASRLPWKIAVVTGCRADFGLLRPVMRAIAVSPVLDLQVIVTGTHLLAEVNTRDEVATEFEIDAEVAMQRAGETGRIADASALGRGVTGMAEALANLKPDVVLVLGDRIEAFAAASAASVAGILVAHVHGGDRAEGVADEAMRHAITKLAHIHFPATAQSAERIARMGEREDAIHIVGSPAIDDLSAFEPLADGQLCELGLDPARPFAVVLHHPTGLDDAIEFETMSAVAAATDAAFGGNFVIGAPNHDPGRAAVLRAIGQRRMLPHLPRQHFIGLLRRAAVLIGNSSAGLIEAAALGVPVVNVGPRQAGRERGGNVFDVPAPSPSAVGQAIDRARCLKPGTSHPYGDGRAGEHIAATLVQLHASPPSIRKRISY, from the coding sequence ATGGCCGCATCGCGGTTGCCCTGGAAGATCGCCGTCGTCACCGGCTGCCGCGCCGACTTCGGTTTGCTGCGCCCGGTCATGCGCGCCATCGCGGTGTCGCCGGTGCTTGATCTGCAGGTGATCGTGACGGGGACGCATCTTCTGGCGGAAGTGAACACGCGCGATGAAGTCGCGACTGAATTCGAGATCGACGCCGAGGTGGCCATGCAGCGAGCGGGCGAAACCGGGCGCATTGCCGACGCCAGTGCGCTGGGTCGCGGCGTCACCGGCATGGCCGAGGCCCTTGCGAATCTCAAGCCGGATGTCGTGCTCGTGCTCGGCGATCGCATCGAGGCGTTTGCCGCGGCGTCGGCGGCGAGCGTCGCGGGCATTCTCGTCGCCCACGTGCACGGCGGCGACCGGGCCGAAGGCGTAGCGGATGAAGCGATGCGTCATGCCATCACCAAGCTCGCGCATATCCACTTTCCCGCGACGGCGCAGAGTGCCGAGCGCATCGCGCGCATGGGCGAACGCGAAGACGCGATCCACATCGTCGGCTCGCCGGCGATCGATGATCTGAGTGCTTTCGAACCTCTCGCGGACGGGCAATTGTGCGAACTTGGGCTCGACCCGGCGCGTCCGTTCGCCGTCGTGCTGCATCATCCGACAGGGCTCGATGATGCCATCGAGTTCGAGACGATGTCGGCGGTTGCTGCGGCGACGGATGCCGCTTTCGGAGGCAACTTCGTCATCGGCGCGCCAAATCACGACCCGGGCCGGGCCGCAGTTCTGCGCGCGATCGGGCAGCGGCGAATGCTGCCGCACCTGCCCCGTCAGCACTTCATCGGCCTGCTCCGGCGGGCGGCAGTGCTCATCGGCAACTCATCGGCGGGGCTGATCGAAGCCGCGGCGCTGGGAGTGCCGGTCGTCAACGTCGGGCCGAGACAAGCCGGCAGAGAACGCGGCGGGAACGTGTTCGACGTCCCTGCCCCGAGCCCGAGTGCAGTTGGGCAGGCGATCGACCGGGCTCGCTGTCTCAAACCCGGCACGAGCCACCCCTACGGCGACGGCCGCGCCGGCGAGCACATCGCGGCCACGCTGGTTCAACTGCATGCGTCGCCGCCGTCGATCCGCAAGCGCATTTCATACTGA
- a CDS encoding LemA family protein: protein MWPALIIFGFIVLLPLLYVIVIYNRLVTLRQTVIESWSDVDVELKRRYDLIPNLVNTVKGYAAHERETLEKVIALRNAAAANHGSAASQAADETKLMLGLKQLFAVVEHYPQLKADAHFLELQRELALTEDRIAAARRFFNANTREMRQLCQTVPSSMVAGMFNFQGGDFFELSSEAERVTPRVEMG from the coding sequence ATGTGGCCCGCGCTGATCATCTTCGGATTCATCGTCCTGCTGCCGCTGCTCTACGTCATCGTCATCTACAACCGCCTCGTGACCTTGCGGCAGACAGTGATCGAGTCGTGGTCGGATGTCGATGTCGAACTCAAGCGCCGCTACGACCTCATCCCCAACCTCGTCAACACCGTCAAGGGCTACGCGGCCCACGAGCGGGAGACGCTCGAAAAGGTCATCGCCCTGCGCAACGCAGCCGCGGCCAACCACGGCAGCGCGGCGTCGCAGGCGGCGGATGAGACGAAACTCATGCTCGGCCTCAAGCAGTTGTTCGCCGTCGTCGAGCACTACCCCCAGCTCAAGGCCGATGCGCACTTCCTCGAACTCCAGCGCGAACTGGCCCTGACGGAAGACCGCATCGCCGCGGCCCGCCGCTTCTTCAACGCCAACACCCGCGAGATGAGGCAGTTGTGCCAGACCGTGCCCTCGAGCATGGTCGCCGGGATGTTCAACTTCCAGGGCGGCGACTTCTTCGAATTGAGCAGCGAAGCCGAGCGAGTGACGCCGCGCGTGGAGATGGGGTGA
- the nuoE gene encoding NADH-quinone oxidoreductase subunit NuoE has translation MAWITKNSATMTIERREQPYLTEEIKADLTRRVLPRYETKMAALLPVLHEVQHHAGYLPHQALLEVADFLELTPAQVLDTASFYEEFFFTPVGKYIIGVCQSIACEACGHQEIVDYLRGKLGIEPHETTSDGLFTLRCMECLGACDTAPCALVNEERHDLITIEQMGSMIDEIRARESGRA, from the coding sequence ATGGCGTGGATCACCAAGAATTCGGCGACGATGACCATCGAGCGGCGTGAGCAGCCGTATCTCACCGAAGAGATCAAGGCGGACCTGACCCGCCGCGTCCTGCCGCGCTACGAAACGAAGATGGCCGCGCTGCTGCCCGTGCTTCACGAGGTGCAGCACCACGCCGGCTACCTGCCGCACCAGGCGCTGCTCGAAGTGGCCGACTTCCTCGAACTCACCCCGGCGCAGGTGCTCGACACCGCTTCGTTCTACGAAGAGTTCTTCTTCACGCCCGTGGGTAAGTACATCATCGGCGTGTGCCAGTCGATTGCGTGCGAGGCCTGCGGCCACCAGGAGATCGTCGATTACCTGCGCGGCAAGCTCGGCATCGAGCCGCACGAGACCACCAGCGACGGCCTGTTCACCCTGCGCTGCATGGAGTGCCTGGGCGCGTGCGACACGGCGCCTTGCGCTCTGGTCAACGAAGAGCGGCACGATCTGATTACCATCGAGCAGATGGGCTCGATGATCGACGAGATTCGCGCCCGCGAGAGCGGGCGGGCCTGA
- a CDS encoding NADH-quinone oxidoreductase subunit D, with the protein MPYTIKPIDPIELDDERVDYLKEHVDTGDRWVLNFGPQHPATHTTLRLVMELDGERVARVTPHIGYLHSGFEKLAEHHDYNQYVCTVSRMNYVSPISNDIAWHGAVETLFGIDITPRCKVLRTIMAELGRIQDHLLCVGASALDLGAFTGFLYGFNQRERIYDICDFICGQRFHPDWTRVGGLMQDLPDEKTFKTLVKRFIDEELPPALDDVETLLNRNRIFLDRTQGIGAISAEDAIAWSLTGPVARASGVRRDVRKDEPYLCYADNWDGQGAPAVKFKVAVMTEGDVFSRYYVRLFEMRQSVEIIRQLIDDIPGGSVNTFADAKFTKPSKSQVYGSIEGLIQHFEIIMTNRGWKAPIAEVYDCQETANGELGYYIVSDGGPRSWRARTRPPSFINYQSFAKMLEGHLLSDSVAILGSLNIIAAELDR; encoded by the coding sequence ATGCCCTACACGATCAAGCCGATCGACCCCATCGAACTCGATGACGAGCGGGTGGACTACCTCAAGGAGCACGTGGACACCGGCGACCGGTGGGTGCTCAACTTCGGCCCGCAACACCCCGCCACGCACACCACCCTCCGTCTCGTCATGGAACTGGATGGCGAGCGCGTCGCCCGCGTCACGCCGCACATCGGCTACCTCCACTCGGGCTTCGAAAAACTCGCCGAGCACCACGACTACAACCAGTACGTCTGCACGGTCAGCCGGATGAATTACGTCTCGCCGATTTCCAACGACATCGCCTGGCACGGCGCCGTCGAGACGCTCTTTGGCATCGACATCACACCCCGCTGCAAGGTGTTGCGGACGATCATGGCCGAGCTCGGTCGCATCCAGGACCACCTCCTGTGCGTCGGGGCCTCGGCTCTCGACCTCGGCGCGTTCACCGGGTTTCTCTACGGCTTCAACCAGCGCGAGCGCATCTACGACATCTGCGATTTCATCTGCGGCCAGCGATTCCACCCGGACTGGACGCGCGTCGGCGGGCTCATGCAGGACCTGCCCGATGAGAAGACGTTCAAGACGCTCGTCAAGCGCTTCATTGACGAAGAGTTGCCCCCGGCGCTCGACGACGTCGAGACGCTGCTCAACCGCAATCGCATCTTCCTCGACCGCACCCAGGGCATCGGCGCCATCTCGGCCGAGGATGCCATTGCGTGGAGCCTGACCGGCCCCGTCGCGCGGGCTTCGGGCGTGCGGCGCGACGTCCGCAAGGATGAGCCGTACCTCTGCTACGCCGACAACTGGGATGGGCAGGGCGCCCCGGCGGTGAAGTTCAAGGTCGCGGTGATGACCGAGGGCGACGTCTTCAGCCGCTACTACGTCCGCCTGTTCGAGATGCGCCAGTCCGTCGAGATCATCCGCCAGCTCATCGATGACATCCCCGGCGGCTCCGTCAACACCTTCGCCGACGCCAAGTTCACCAAGCCGTCCAAGAGCCAGGTCTACGGCTCGATCGAAGGGCTCATCCAGCACTTCGAGATCATCATGACCAATCGCGGCTGGAAGGCGCCCATCGCCGAGGTGTACGACTGCCAGGAGACGGCCAACGGCGAACTGGGCTACTACATCGTTTCCGACGGCGGGCCGCGCTCATGGCGGGCGCGGACGAGGCCGCCGTCCTTCATCAATTACCAGTCGTTCGCGAAAATGCTCGAGGGGCACCTCCTGTCCGACTCGGTGGCCATTCTGGGCAGTCTGAACATCATCGCGGCGGAACTCGATCGCTGA
- a CDS encoding methylmalonyl-CoA mutase yields the protein MSTIPRQTTSVADAVKPSVDPHAVSLSGYVVDRVYGPASAEGRDYAGDVGEPGQFPYTRGIHPGMYRDRLWTMRQFAGFGNADDTNRRFKYLLAAAHGTKANTGLSTAFDLPTLMGRDSDDPLSAGEVGRCGVAIDTIEDMHRLYADIPIDHVTVSQTINGPAAIIWAMYLAMARQRGFDWTRLGGTLQNDILKEFHAQNEFIYPPEASTKLVIDTIEFQSEHVPRWNSVSISGYHIREAGSTATQELAFTLRDGMEYVEWAMKRGMDVDEFAPRLSFFFNSHNEFFEEICKLRAARRIWAKMMRDRYKAKNPRSWLLRTHVQTAGCSLTEQQPYNNIIRVAYQAMAGVLGGCQSLHTDSMDETLGLPTEQAVTIALRTQQILAHETGVTRTADPLGGSYYVEALTDQMESDALEIIHEIDDMGGVIGGITRGYFRRSIAEASYRFGQEMERGERLIVGVNAYVDENEQRDVEILQISHKVETDQIARLAEFKKRRDAAKVKGALDRIREAARNDENVMPSLVDGAESNCTLGEMVQAMADVFGRYSGGPEW from the coding sequence ATGAGCACCATTCCCAGGCAAACCACTTCAGTCGCAGACGCCGTCAAGCCTTCGGTCGATCCGCACGCCGTCAGCCTCTCGGGCTACGTGGTTGATCGCGTGTACGGGCCGGCCAGCGCCGAAGGCCGCGACTACGCCGGCGATGTCGGCGAACCGGGGCAATTCCCCTATACGCGCGGCATCCACCCGGGCATGTATCGCGACCGTCTGTGGACGATGCGCCAGTTCGCCGGCTTTGGCAACGCCGACGACACCAACCGGCGCTTCAAGTACCTGCTTGCCGCGGCGCACGGCACCAAGGCCAACACGGGGCTCTCGACGGCGTTCGATCTGCCGACGCTGATGGGGCGCGACAGCGATGACCCGCTCTCGGCGGGCGAAGTCGGCCGCTGCGGCGTGGCGATCGACACGATCGAAGACATGCATCGGCTCTACGCAGACATCCCCATCGACCACGTGACCGTCAGCCAGACCATCAACGGCCCGGCAGCGATCATCTGGGCGATGTACCTCGCCATGGCCCGGCAGCGCGGCTTCGACTGGACCAGGCTCGGCGGGACGCTGCAGAACGACATTCTCAAAGAGTTCCACGCGCAGAACGAGTTCATCTACCCGCCCGAAGCCTCGACCAAGCTCGTTATCGACACGATCGAGTTCCAGTCGGAGCACGTGCCGCGCTGGAACAGCGTGTCGATCTCGGGCTACCACATCCGCGAGGCGGGATCGACGGCGACGCAGGAGCTGGCCTTTACGCTGCGCGACGGGATGGAGTACGTCGAGTGGGCGATGAAGCGCGGCATGGACGTCGATGAGTTTGCGCCGCGACTCTCGTTCTTCTTCAACAGCCACAACGAGTTCTTCGAAGAGATCTGCAAACTTCGCGCCGCCCGCCGCATCTGGGCGAAGATGATGCGCGATCGCTACAAGGCGAAGAACCCGCGCTCGTGGCTCCTGCGCACACACGTGCAGACGGCCGGCTGCTCGTTGACCGAGCAGCAGCCCTACAACAACATCATCCGCGTGGCCTACCAGGCGATGGCCGGCGTGCTGGGCGGCTGCCAGAGCCTGCACACCGACTCGATGGATGAGACGCTCGGCCTGCCCACCGAGCAGGCCGTCACCATCGCGCTGCGCACGCAGCAGATCCTGGCGCACGAGACGGGCGTGACGCGCACGGCCGATCCGCTGGGCGGATCGTACTACGTCGAAGCGCTCACCGACCAGATGGAAAGTGATGCGCTGGAGATCATCCACGAGATCGACGACATGGGCGGAGTGATCGGCGGCATCACGCGCGGCTACTTCCGCCGCTCGATCGCGGAGGCCTCCTACCGCTTCGGCCAGGAGATGGAGCGCGGCGAGCGGCTCATCGTCGGCGTCAACGCGTACGTCGATGAGAACGAGCAGCGCGACGTGGAGATTCTTCAGATCAGCCACAAGGTGGAGACGGACCAAATCGCGCGGCTCGCCGAGTTCAAGAAGCGGCGCGACGCGGCGAAGGTGAAAGGTGCGCTGGACCGCATCCGCGAGGCGGCGCGCAACGATGAAAACGTGATGCCGAGTCTCGTCGACGGGGCGGAGTCGAACTGCACCCTGGGTGAAATGGTGCAGGCGATGGCCGATGTGTTCGGCCGCTACAGCGGCGGGCCGGAGTGGTGA
- a CDS encoding VOC family protein: MTKVNPIPEGLEGIIAHLVVNDCGKAIEFYKKAFGAEEICRMPAPDGRLMHAEVKIGSTTVFLCDDFPEYCGGKARSPKALGNTPVTLTQYVRDCDGAIDRAAKAGATVTMPAADMFWGDRYGTISDPFGHSWAFCTHLKDMTPQEMDEAAKAAFSGAGCND, encoded by the coding sequence ATGACCAAGGTCAACCCCATCCCCGAAGGGCTCGAAGGCATCATCGCCCACCTCGTCGTCAATGACTGCGGCAAGGCAATCGAGTTTTACAAGAAGGCGTTCGGCGCTGAAGAGATCTGCCGCATGCCTGCGCCCGACGGCCGGCTCATGCACGCCGAGGTGAAGATCGGTTCGACGACTGTCTTCCTCTGCGACGATTTCCCGGAATACTGCGGCGGCAAGGCGCGCAGCCCCAAGGCGCTGGGCAACACGCCCGTCACGCTCACGCAGTACGTGCGCGACTGCGACGGCGCCATCGACCGCGCCGCCAAGGCCGGCGCGACGGTGACCATGCCGGCCGCTGACATGTTCTGGGGCGATCGCTACGGCACGATCAGCGACCCGTTTGGCCACTCGTGGGCCTTCTGCACGCACCTCAAGGACATGACGCCGCAGGAGATGGACGAGGCCGCCAAGGCCGCCTTCAGCGGCGCCGGCTGCAACGACTGA
- a CDS encoding host attachment protein, producing MAAASTATTPISCVLIADQQVGRLFACRHRRGSNAIRLEEIASHANALISHDRGGRPTATKVRRVTFANPDRDHDIMRDQFAADLLAWLQNELRMRPTDGTLVIFAPPEFLGALRSAMSSKPLPVRITDQPLDLARLSTSELERHPSVIRELAGPQ from the coding sequence ATGGCTGCCGCATCAACGGCCACCACGCCGATTTCATGCGTACTCATCGCTGACCAACAGGTCGGCCGGCTTTTCGCCTGCAGACACCGCCGAGGCTCCAACGCAATTCGCCTCGAAGAGATTGCATCGCACGCCAACGCGCTTATCTCGCACGATCGCGGAGGCAGGCCGACGGCGACAAAAGTCCGCCGCGTCACCTTCGCAAACCCGGACCGCGACCACGACATCATGCGCGACCAGTTCGCCGCCGATCTCCTCGCGTGGCTGCAGAACGAACTTCGCATGCGCCCGACGGACGGCACGCTCGTGATCTTCGCGCCGCCCGAGTTCCTGGGGGCGCTGCGCAGCGCGATGTCATCCAAGCCTCTGCCCGTGCGCATCACAGATCAACCGCTCGATCTGGCGAGGCTGTCGACCAGCGAACTTGAGCGGCATCCGAGCGTCATTCGCGAACTCGCTGGGCCTCAGTAG
- a CDS encoding TIGR02206 family membrane protein, with translation MPAFAITLQTFRIGSEVHLAAVSICVIAAVAASCIGRRWYRNRPEAERALRTAWAVFTLLTQVVAAMWYAWPSRFEWRLSLPLHICDIVAVLAAVSLLRDQRWVWSVVYFWGIGLCILGFIWPSLTHGPESIEFYLFWLTHLQIVGSAVYLVAVRGYVPRAGDWAVAQVLLALYCIIIVPIDWMFDLNYGYIGPADSPTSIMGPWPARVLIMFAVQMLVLALLLAPPALLGSATEAQRVRE, from the coding sequence ATGCCTGCGTTCGCCATCACATTGCAGACCTTCAGGATCGGCTCGGAAGTCCACTTGGCTGCAGTCTCGATTTGCGTGATTGCAGCGGTTGCTGCCAGCTGTATCGGCCGAAGGTGGTACAGGAATCGTCCAGAGGCCGAGCGGGCCCTGCGCACCGCCTGGGCCGTCTTTACCCTGCTCACCCAGGTAGTCGCGGCCATGTGGTACGCCTGGCCTTCGCGTTTCGAGTGGCGCCTCAGTCTGCCGCTGCACATCTGCGACATCGTCGCCGTGCTCGCGGCCGTGTCTTTGCTGCGCGACCAACGCTGGGTGTGGTCGGTCGTCTACTTCTGGGGAATCGGCCTGTGCATCCTCGGCTTCATCTGGCCGTCGCTCACGCACGGCCCGGAGAGCATCGAGTTCTACCTCTTCTGGCTCACGCACCTGCAGATCGTCGGCTCGGCGGTGTACCTTGTCGCGGTGCGCGGCTACGTGCCCCGTGCCGGCGACTGGGCGGTCGCGCAGGTGCTGCTGGCGCTGTACTGCATCATCATCGTGCCCATCGACTGGATGTTCGATCTGAACTACGGATACATCGGCCCGGCCGATTCGCCTACCAGCATCATGGGCCCGTGGCCAGCGCGCGTGCTGATCATGTTCGCCGTGCAGATGCTGGTGCTGGCTCTGCTCCTGGCCCCGCCGGCGCTGCTGGGAAGCGCTACTGAGGCCCAGCGAGTTCGCGAATGA
- the nadA gene encoding quinolinate synthase NadA, with product MLWQPALPLKYLDLSDDQLAEAICARRAELGEQLIILGHHYQQDDVIQHADFTGDSFKLSQLAAEKVRQAGAKYVVFCGVHFMAESADILTPDDVVVILPDLSAGCSMADMADYDQTVQAWTEIHEALDETRGPATRVIPITYMNSSAAIKAFVGEHGGAVCTSSNAARVFEWALAGGDKPLKKGEVVKILFLPDQHLGRNTAKAAGFVTEVDAAATGKKPQTALWDPKQESGGLSAQEIRDAVVLLWKGHCSVHKLYRPEHVAEMRSKHNGVTVLVHPEVCQEVVDLADLSGSTEYIIKIIDAAEPGSRWAVATETHLVNRVAEAARKRGVHVEMLSGCQCLCTTMYRIDQQHLLWVLDNLAEGKVVNQIKVHPEARKWALVALNRMLNLLGKGSVKAEPKAKKPAKRAGVEVGTLTD from the coding sequence ATGCTCTGGCAACCCGCCCTGCCGCTCAAATACCTCGACCTCTCCGACGATCAACTCGCCGAGGCGATCTGCGCGCGGCGGGCGGAGCTGGGTGAACAACTCATCATCCTCGGGCACCACTACCAGCAGGATGATGTCATCCAGCATGCCGATTTCACCGGCGACTCGTTCAAACTCTCGCAACTCGCCGCTGAGAAGGTGCGCCAGGCGGGGGCGAAATACGTCGTCTTTTGCGGCGTGCACTTCATGGCCGAAAGCGCGGACATCCTCACGCCCGACGATGTCGTGGTCATCCTGCCAGACCTCTCGGCGGGCTGCTCGATGGCCGACATGGCGGATTACGACCAGACCGTGCAGGCGTGGACGGAGATTCACGAAGCGCTCGATGAGACGCGCGGCCCGGCGACGCGGGTTATCCCCATCACCTACATGAACAGCAGCGCCGCCATCAAGGCCTTCGTGGGTGAGCATGGCGGCGCGGTGTGCACGAGCAGCAACGCGGCCCGCGTGTTCGAGTGGGCCCTGGCCGGCGGAGACAAGCCGCTGAAAAAGGGCGAAGTCGTCAAGATTCTCTTTCTGCCCGATCAGCATCTCGGTCGCAACACGGCCAAGGCGGCCGGGTTTGTCACCGAAGTCGACGCCGCCGCGACCGGCAAGAAGCCGCAGACAGCGCTGTGGGACCCGAAGCAGGAATCCGGCGGCCTGAGCGCGCAGGAGATTCGCGACGCGGTTGTGCTGCTCTGGAAGGGGCACTGCAGCGTGCACAAGCTGTACCGCCCCGAGCACGTCGCGGAGATGCGCAGCAAGCACAACGGCGTGACCGTGCTCGTGCATCCCGAGGTATGCCAGGAGGTGGTCGATCTGGCTGATCTTTCGGGATCGACCGAGTACATCATCAAGATCATCGACGCGGCTGAGCCGGGCAGCAGGTGGGCGGTGGCGACCGAGACGCACCTGGTCAATCGCGTCGCCGAGGCGGCCAGGAAGCGCGGCGTGCACGTGGAGATGCTCAGCGGCTGCCAGTGCCTTTGCACGACGATGTACCGCATCGACCAGCAGCACCTGCTCTGGGTGCTCGACAATCTCGCCGAGGGCAAGGTGGTGAATCAGATCAAGGTGCACCCCGAGGCACGCAAGTGGGCGCTGGTGGCGCTGAATCGCATGCTCAATCTGCTCGGCAAAGGATCGGTGAAGGCCGAGCCGAAGGCGAAGAAGCCGGCGAAGCGCGCCGGCGTCGAAGTGGGGACGCTGACGGATTGA